In Haliaeetus albicilla chromosome 18, bHalAlb1.1, whole genome shotgun sequence, one genomic interval encodes:
- the KCNF1 gene encoding voltage-gated potassium channel regulatory subunit KCNF1: MAGDSRFPDVDTDGSEKNEEAEIVVNVGGVRQVFYGGNLNQYPETRLAELINCLSGGYDSIFSLCDDYDPGKREFYFDRDPDAFKCIIDVYYFGEIHMKKGICPICFKNEMEFWKVDLKFLDDCCKTHLSEKKEELEEIARRVQLILDDLGVDASESRWKKCQKYIWKFLEKPESSYPARVITVLSFLFILISSIVMCVGTIPDLQVVDAEGNRMEHPTLDSIETACIGWFTVEYVLRLISSPNKLHFALSFMNIVDVLAILPFYVSLTLTHLGAKLMELSNVQQAVQALRIMRIARIFKLARHSSGLQTLTYALKRSFKELGLLLMYLAVGIFVFSALGYTMEQSHPETLFKSIPQSFWWAIITMTTVGYGDIYPKTTLGKLNAAISFLCGVIAIALPIHPIINNFVRYYNKQRVLETAAKHELELMELNSAEGKAASSKSELEDLAREGKQGPFYSSRLKVSHSDTFIHLLSEEKHYRTRLQSCK; the protein is encoded by the coding sequence AACACGGCTGGCAGAGCTGATCAACTGTTTATCAGGGGGATATGATAGCATATTCTCCCTTTGTGATGACTACGATCCTGGAAAGAGAGAGTTTTACTTTGACAGAGATCCAGATGCTTTCAAATGTATTATTGACGTGTACTACTTTGGAGAAATTCACATGAAGAAAGGAATATGTCCCATATGTTTCAAGAATGAAATGGAATTTTGGAAAGTAGATCTGAAATTTTTGGATGACTGCTGCAAAACTCATCTAagtgaaaagaaggaagaactgGAAGAAATAGCCCGAAGGGTGCAACTGATTTTGGATGACTTGGGAGTTGATGCCTCAGAAAGTCGCTGGAAAAAGTGCCAAAAATACATCTGGAAATTTCTGGAGAAGCCAGAGTCATCTTACCCAGCTCGAGTGATCACTGTTCTGtcctttctgtttattttgatcTCCTCCATCGTGATGTGTGTGGGGACCATCCCAGACCTGCAGGTTGTAGATGCGGAGGGGAACCGTATGGAGCACCCAACCCTGGACAGCATAGAGACAGCCTGTATAGGCTGGTTTACTGTGGAGTATGTGCTGAGGCTAATCTCCTCTCCCAACAAACTCCACTTTGCGCTGTCTTTCATGAACATTGTCGATGTGCTAGCAATACTTCCTTTCTatgtcagcctgaccttgacCCACTTGGGAGCCAAGCTCATGGAGCTGAGCAACGTCCAGCAGGCTGTCCAGGCGCTGCGCATCATGAGGATTGCGAGGATTTTCAAGCTTGCACGGCACTCCTCGGGGCTCCAGACTCTAACGTACGCCCTGAAGCGCAGCTTTAAGGAGCTTGGGCTGCTCCTCATGTACTTAGCTGTTGGAATCTTTGTCTTTTCTGCCCTGGGTTATACCATGGAGCAAAGTCACCctgaaactttatttaaaagcatCCCTCAGTCATTTTGGTGGGCAATCATTACCATGACCACGGTTGGATATGGAGACATATACCCTAAAACAACTCTAGGAAAACTGAATGCTGCCATCAGTTTTCTTTGTGGGGTGATAGCAATTGCCCTTCCCATCCATCCCATCATTAACAACTTTGTCAGGTATTATAACAAACAGAGAGTTTTAGAAACAGCTGCCAAGCATGAATTGGAGCTGATGGAGCTAAACTCAGCCGAGGGTAAAGCCGCAAGCTCCAAAAGTGAACTAGAGGATCTTGCGAGGGAAGGCAAGCAGGGTCCTTTTTACAGCAGCCGGCTAAAAGTCTCCCACAGTGACACTTTTATTCATCTCCTGTCAGAAGAGAAACACTATAGGACCAGGCTTCAAAGCTGCAAATAA